From Myxococcales bacterium, a single genomic window includes:
- a CDS encoding 2-dehydropantoate 2-reductase codes for MAEGNGPRVLVVGCGAIGGVIAGNLLALGHDVSVVTTNPEIAGALREHGVRVTGEEAPDASRPTAIHERLQPDVTPFDLILLATQPPAVEAAAEHAASFLAEDGRLVCFQNGLCEERVARFVGPERVIGAVVAWGASMVEPGVYDRTSAGGFSIGRLDGGTDARLEELGRVLEAVGPVSISQNLRGARWSKLAINCAISTLGTIGGERLGVLMRHRHVRRLALEVMTEVVAVARTESVKLEKVSGTLDLDWIALTESERTAAGSPGLLAKHTLLLAVGARYRRLRSSMLAAIERGRPPAVDFLNGEVIARSERHGIETPVNTAARDWVWSIARGERKASQATLRALYDGTR; via the coding sequence ATGGCTGAAGGGAATGGGCCTCGCGTCCTGGTGGTCGGCTGCGGCGCCATCGGCGGGGTGATCGCCGGGAACCTGCTCGCGCTCGGGCACGACGTCTCGGTCGTCACGACGAATCCGGAGATCGCGGGCGCGCTGCGCGAGCATGGAGTTCGCGTGACCGGCGAAGAGGCACCCGACGCGTCACGGCCCACCGCCATCCACGAGCGACTGCAGCCGGACGTCACGCCGTTCGATCTGATCCTGCTCGCGACGCAGCCGCCAGCGGTCGAGGCCGCGGCCGAGCACGCGGCGAGTTTTCTTGCAGAAGATGGCCGACTGGTCTGCTTTCAGAACGGCCTCTGCGAAGAGCGCGTCGCGCGCTTCGTTGGGCCCGAGCGGGTGATCGGTGCGGTGGTGGCGTGGGGCGCATCCATGGTCGAGCCGGGGGTGTACGATCGGACGAGCGCCGGCGGCTTCAGCATCGGTCGGCTCGACGGTGGAACCGATGCGCGCCTCGAGGAGCTCGGGCGGGTGCTCGAGGCCGTGGGTCCGGTGAGCATCAGCCAGAACCTGCGCGGCGCTCGCTGGAGCAAGCTCGCCATCAACTGCGCCATCTCCACGCTCGGCACGATCGGCGGGGAACGCCTCGGAGTGTTGATGCGGCATCGGCACGTGCGCCGGTTGGCCCTGGAGGTGATGACCGAGGTCGTGGCCGTGGCCCGCACCGAGAGTGTGAAACTGGAGAAGGTGAGCGGCACGCTCGATCTGGACTGGATCGCGCTGACCGAATCAGAACGGACTGCGGCGGGCAGCCCAGGTCTGCTCGCCAAGCACACGCTGCTGCTGGCGGTCGGGGCGCGTTATCGGCGGCTGCGCTCCAGCATGCTCGCGGCCATCGAGCGGGGCCGGCCACCCGCGGTGGATTTCCTGAACGGGGAGGTCATCGCTCGCAGCGAAAGACACGGCATCGAGACGCCGGTGAACACCGCGGCCCGGGACTGGGTCTGGAGCATCGCGCGCGGTGAACGGAAAGCCTCCCAAGCGACGCTGCGTGCGCTATACGACGGGACACGGTGA
- a CDS encoding GNAT family N-acetyltransferase: MLHLRDARDDDADALIRLIGDVFAEYPGCVMDADGELPELLQIASYFRDHDGEFWVAERDGLVVGCIGYSPAADPAGIELKKLYVQASERKSGLGGMLVERVEARARERGARFIDLWSDTRFVTAHAFYERRGWKRGPTTRELHDKSYTVEFYFRRELTP, from the coding sequence GTGCTGCACCTCCGCGACGCCCGTGACGACGACGCCGACGCGCTCATCCGGCTGATCGGGGACGTGTTCGCGGAGTACCCGGGCTGTGTGATGGACGCGGACGGCGAGCTGCCCGAGCTCCTCCAAATTGCGAGCTACTTCCGCGACCACGACGGAGAGTTCTGGGTCGCCGAGCGCGACGGGCTCGTCGTTGGCTGCATCGGCTACTCACCAGCTGCTGATCCAGCCGGGATCGAGCTGAAGAAGCTCTACGTGCAGGCGAGCGAACGAAAATCTGGGCTTGGCGGAATGCTCGTGGAGCGGGTCGAGGCCCGCGCGCGCGAGCGAGGCGCCCGTTTCATCGACCTCTGGAGTGACACTCGCTTCGTGACGGCGCATGCCTTCTACGAGCGCCGCGGATGGAAGCGGGGCCCGACGACGCGTGAGCTCCACGACAAGAGCTACACCGTCGAGTTCTACTTCCGGAGAGAGCTCACTCCGTGA
- a CDS encoding SGNH/GDSL hydrolase family protein, translated as MLPSVKSMLGNFSWGAACAGLVLVVGCGGSSSDDASSTGGSSSGGAAGASGAGGSGAVSGGGGSGNTGNTGGASGGAAGSSGGGGTGAAGCYSDVYDGLVYVDYDQFGAKLNSSCSGTNIQDIQDPEKLVFLGDSITVGTFPTPANKVYRQLVTDLAKAKWPNIEVASCAVNGAQTKDFFAGDNQIPKCFPAAEPKKTLVVITMGGNDLVSMAKDKLSAAEAGVKADVTLANMKKAVDWLKDPTNFPNGSWVVFSNVYEFTGLTGNLGSCPTGNLIGLSGEWVAGTAMLVKVREGYMKIAVDAKADMIFLGEAFCGHGFNFADTKQQCYIPNSSNWFDLTCIHPTPEGHQQVANLFWNTITE; from the coding sequence ATGCTTCCATCGGTAAAGTCTATGCTTGGTAATTTCAGTTGGGGCGCCGCGTGCGCCGGTCTCGTGCTGGTCGTCGGCTGCGGAGGTTCGAGCTCTGATGACGCGAGCAGCACCGGAGGTTCTTCGTCGGGTGGTGCTGCTGGTGCGTCGGGCGCCGGAGGTTCGGGTGCAGTCAGCGGCGGTGGCGGTTCGGGCAACACGGGCAACACGGGTGGCGCAAGCGGCGGAGCGGCCGGCTCGAGCGGCGGTGGCGGCACCGGCGCGGCCGGCTGCTACTCCGACGTCTACGACGGGCTCGTCTACGTGGACTACGACCAGTTCGGCGCGAAGCTGAACAGCAGCTGCTCGGGCACCAACATCCAGGACATTCAGGATCCGGAGAAGCTCGTCTTCCTCGGGGACTCGATCACCGTCGGGACTTTCCCGACGCCAGCCAACAAGGTGTACCGACAGCTGGTCACCGACCTGGCCAAAGCGAAGTGGCCCAACATCGAGGTGGCGAGCTGCGCGGTGAACGGCGCACAGACCAAGGACTTCTTCGCGGGTGACAACCAGATCCCCAAGTGTTTCCCGGCGGCGGAGCCGAAGAAGACCTTGGTGGTCATCACCATGGGCGGCAACGACCTGGTGTCGATGGCAAAGGACAAGTTGTCGGCGGCCGAAGCGGGCGTGAAAGCGGACGTGACGCTCGCGAACATGAAGAAGGCGGTGGACTGGCTGAAGGATCCGACCAACTTCCCCAACGGCTCCTGGGTGGTGTTCTCGAACGTCTACGAGTTCACGGGCCTGACCGGCAATCTCGGCAGCTGTCCAACCGGCAATTTGATCGGGCTATCTGGCGAGTGGGTCGCCGGCACGGCGATGCTGGTCAAGGTTCGCGAGGGTTACATGAAGATCGCCGTCGACGCGAAGGCCGACATGATCTTCCTGGGTGAAGCCTTCTGTGGGCACGGCTTCAACTTCGCCGACACGAAGCAGCAGTGTTACATCCCGAACTCCAGCAACTGGTTCGATCTCACCTGCATTCACCCGACGCCGGAAGGGCATCAGCAGGTCGCCAACCTGTTCTGGAACACGATCACGGAGTGA
- a CDS encoding NAD(P)/FAD-dependent oxidoreductase, producing the protein MASPSTKTDDVPHVVIIGGGFGGLATARALSGAHTRLTLVDRSNHHLFQPLLYQVATAGLSPADIAYPIRTVLRHQDNARVLLAEVTGIDLAAKHCVLDDGSHLPFDYLVVAAGARTNYFDKEAEWKAHALGLKDLDEALAIRRRVLLAFEAAEREKDSVARQRLLTFVIIGGGPTGVEVAGALSDLARTVLADDFRTIDPSIARIVIVERGDRLLAGGFHPKLSKKALRQLVELGVEVRLSTTVERVDPRGVSVNGGERIDAATVLWTAGIKARGVARTLGSELDRTGRVIVGPDCRIPGQTHAFAIGDIAHMVQAGDTEPLPGLAPVALQQGRYVGRLIAEAAQNPKPFHYVDKGVMATIGRSRAVAQAMSGSLKLSGFVAWCAWLFIHIWFLIGFRNRVSVLANWLWNYVTYRRGARLITGERSWDLLPVIAGHPPTPEPEASPAVEHAPAAES; encoded by the coding sequence ATGGCGAGCCCGAGCACGAAGACTGACGACGTCCCCCACGTCGTGATCATCGGCGGCGGCTTCGGAGGTCTGGCCACCGCCCGCGCTCTCAGCGGAGCTCACACCCGCCTCACGCTGGTCGATCGTTCGAACCACCATCTGTTTCAGCCGCTGCTGTATCAGGTCGCAACCGCCGGACTGTCACCGGCGGACATCGCCTACCCCATCCGCACCGTGCTGCGTCACCAGGACAACGCCCGGGTGCTCTTGGCGGAAGTGACCGGCATCGATCTGGCAGCAAAACACTGCGTGCTCGACGACGGCAGCCACCTGCCATTCGACTATCTGGTCGTCGCCGCCGGTGCCCGCACCAACTACTTCGACAAAGAAGCCGAATGGAAGGCGCACGCGCTGGGGCTGAAAGATCTCGACGAGGCGCTCGCGATCCGCCGGCGTGTCCTGCTCGCCTTCGAGGCGGCGGAGCGAGAAAAGGACAGTGTCGCGCGCCAGCGTTTGCTCACCTTCGTGATCATCGGGGGCGGCCCGACCGGGGTCGAGGTGGCCGGCGCCCTGAGTGATCTCGCGCGCACCGTGCTCGCCGACGACTTTCGCACCATCGATCCGAGCATCGCGCGGATCGTGATCGTCGAACGGGGCGACCGCCTGCTCGCTGGCGGGTTTCACCCCAAGCTCAGCAAGAAGGCACTCCGGCAGCTGGTCGAGCTCGGAGTGGAGGTGCGGCTTTCGACGACCGTCGAGCGTGTCGACCCGCGAGGCGTGAGCGTGAACGGAGGAGAACGCATCGACGCCGCCACGGTGCTCTGGACCGCCGGCATCAAGGCCCGCGGCGTCGCGCGCACGTTGGGCAGCGAGCTCGATCGAACGGGACGAGTCATCGTCGGACCCGACTGCCGCATCCCCGGCCAGACGCACGCATTCGCCATCGGTGACATCGCCCACATGGTGCAGGCGGGAGACACCGAGCCGCTGCCGGGCCTCGCGCCGGTAGCGCTGCAACAAGGCCGCTACGTCGGCCGGCTGATCGCCGAGGCAGCGCAGAACCCGAAGCCGTTTCACTACGTGGACAAGGGCGTGATGGCGACCATCGGCCGCTCCCGCGCGGTCGCGCAGGCCATGAGCGGTTCACTCAAGCTGAGCGGGTTCGTGGCCTGGTGCGCCTGGCTCTTCATCCACATCTGGTTCCTGATCGGCTTTCGCAACCGGGTCAGCGTGCTGGCCAACTGGCTGTGGAACTACGTCACCTACCGGCGCGGGGCG
- a CDS encoding carbon-nitrogen hydrolase family protein gives MRLILVQPQLRHSDTADNLGRVQESLARSQIAPLSSDLLLLPERVTSTGSRDDYLSALTELASKLGCAVVGGSHHEERGEERVNTGTAVSATGEILGSYEKVRPYATERQWVRGGQRPGELSIGGRRFMVLICADFWFSDLFHQAEHLPDVVLVPALSVSRKPEPDYSRALWRHLAIARAYEMGTFVGVSDWGHPSELPMLGASGVGGLADPTALDPSEFFTPIGESGARAFELDFARLEAFRSDRRERGFFWKPSAADETT, from the coding sequence ATGCGGCTCATCCTGGTGCAGCCTCAGCTCCGACACAGTGACACCGCCGACAACCTCGGCAGAGTGCAGGAGAGCCTCGCGCGCTCCCAGATCGCCCCGCTATCCTCGGATCTCTTGCTCTTGCCGGAACGCGTCACGAGCACGGGATCTCGGGACGATTACCTGAGCGCCCTCACCGAGCTCGCGTCGAAGCTCGGGTGTGCGGTTGTAGGTGGTTCACACCATGAAGAGCGCGGTGAAGAGCGCGTCAACACCGGCACCGCCGTGTCCGCCACGGGCGAAATCCTCGGCAGCTACGAGAAGGTCAGGCCCTACGCCACCGAGCGCCAGTGGGTGCGCGGGGGGCAGCGCCCGGGCGAGCTGTCGATCGGCGGGCGGCGATTCATGGTGCTGATCTGCGCTGACTTCTGGTTCTCCGACCTGTTCCATCAGGCCGAGCACCTACCAGACGTGGTGCTCGTCCCGGCGCTGTCGGTGAGCCGCAAACCCGAGCCCGACTACTCGCGCGCCCTGTGGCGACACCTGGCCATCGCTCGGGCCTACGAGATGGGGACCTTCGTCGGCGTCAGCGACTGGGGACATCCCTCCGAGCTACCGATGCTCGGAGCGAGCGGCGTCGGGGGGCTCGCCGATCCGACGGCGCTGGACCCGTCGGAGTTCTTCACGCCCATCGGGGAGAGCGGCGCTCGGGCGTTCGAGCTGGACTTCGCGCGTCTCGAGGCGTTCCGCTCCGATCGCCGAGAGCGGGGTTTCTTCTGGAAACCGTCGGCAGCCGACGAGACGACCTGA
- a CDS encoding SCO family protein, with product MKVRTLLLVLGLCLAVTSCKGTDEPRVLYPAGEFSLTDQSGARFGSGELKGTPWILAFFFTRCPTVCPKITKRMKALQTEAKAKQLKLRFVSISVDPENDTPAVLAEYAKKNDLDTTSWSLLTGDYETVKKTSIEGFKQALDGKADANAPDFGILHGSHLVLVDKSGQIRGYYRSSSDEDMALLLEQAAKLAR from the coding sequence GTGAAGGTGCGCACGCTGCTTCTAGTGCTCGGGCTCTGCCTGGCTGTGACCAGTTGCAAGGGTACTGACGAGCCCAGGGTGCTCTACCCGGCGGGAGAGTTCTCTCTGACGGACCAGAGCGGAGCGCGCTTTGGCAGCGGCGAGCTCAAAGGCACACCCTGGATCCTCGCCTTCTTCTTCACTCGCTGTCCGACCGTCTGCCCGAAGATCACCAAACGCATGAAGGCGCTGCAGACCGAGGCCAAGGCGAAGCAGTTGAAGCTGCGCTTCGTCAGCATCAGCGTCGATCCCGAGAACGACACCCCGGCGGTGCTGGCCGAGTACGCGAAAAAGAACGACCTCGATACGACGTCGTGGTCGCTGCTCACGGGTGACTACGAGACCGTGAAGAAGACCAGCATCGAGGGCTTCAAACAAGCGCTCGACGGCAAGGCCGACGCCAACGCGCCGGACTTCGGCATCCTGCACGGGTCACACCTGGTGCTCGTGGACAAGAGCGGGCAGATCCGTGGTTATTACCGCTCGAGCAGTGACGAGGACATGGCCCTACTGCTCGAGCAGGCTGCGAAGCTCGCGCGCTGA